The Metabacillus schmidteae genome has a segment encoding these proteins:
- the ptsP gene encoding phosphoenolpyruvate--protein phosphotransferase, giving the protein MSTNLKGIGASAGIAIAKAYRLEEPELKIEQKTVADKEAEQIRFEDAINTSKSELEKIKEHANRELGADKAEIFAAHLLVLSDPELLSPVKDRIETEGVNAEFAMKETADMFVSMFESMDNEYMKERAADIRDVTKRVIAHLLGVQIPNPSLISEEVVIIAEDLTPSDTAQLNRQFVKGFTTDIGGRTSHSAIMARSMEIPAVVGTKQATASIENGVMVIVDGLDGDVIINPSSDVIAQYEEKKAKFEAQKAEWAKLVDEPTVSKDGQHVELAANIGTPDDVKGVLENGGEGVGLYRTEFLYMGRDQLPTEEEQFEAYKTVLERMGDKPVVVRTLDIGGDKELPYLHLPKEMNPFLGFRAIRLCLEEQDIFRTQLRALLRASSYGNLKIMFPMIATLSEFREAKAILLEEKEKLVANGVQVSDSIEIGIMVEIPSTAVMANQFAKEVDFFSIGTNDLIQYTMAADRMNERVSYLYQPYSPAILRLVSMVIEAAHKEGKWAGMCGEMAGDPIAIPLLLGLGLDEFSMSATSILPARTQIKGLSKDQAQSIKETVLSMDTTEEVVAFVKETFQIK; this is encoded by the coding sequence ATGAGTACAAACCTAAAAGGGATTGGAGCTTCAGCAGGTATTGCAATTGCAAAAGCATACCGTTTAGAAGAACCAGAATTAAAGATAGAACAAAAAACTGTTGCAGATAAAGAAGCTGAGCAAATCAGGTTTGAAGATGCAATCAATACTTCAAAATCTGAGCTCGAAAAAATCAAAGAGCATGCTAATCGTGAATTAGGTGCAGATAAAGCAGAAATCTTTGCTGCTCATTTACTTGTTTTAAGTGATCCTGAGTTATTAAGTCCTGTTAAAGATAGAATTGAAACAGAAGGTGTAAATGCAGAATTTGCAATGAAAGAAACAGCAGACATGTTTGTTTCAATGTTTGAATCTATGGACAATGAATATATGAAGGAAAGAGCGGCAGATATCCGCGACGTAACAAAGCGTGTTATCGCGCATTTGTTAGGTGTTCAAATTCCTAACCCGAGCTTAATTTCAGAAGAAGTAGTAATCATTGCTGAAGATTTAACACCTTCAGATACAGCTCAACTAAACCGTCAATTTGTAAAAGGATTTACAACTGACATTGGTGGTCGTACATCTCACTCAGCTATTATGGCTCGTTCAATGGAAATTCCTGCGGTTGTAGGTACTAAGCAAGCGACAGCTTCTATTGAAAATGGCGTGATGGTGATTGTAGATGGTCTTGATGGTGATGTTATTATCAACCCATCTTCAGATGTAATCGCTCAATATGAAGAGAAAAAAGCTAAATTTGAAGCTCAAAAAGCTGAATGGGCAAAGCTTGTAGATGAGCCAACTGTTTCAAAAGATGGCCAACATGTTGAGCTTGCTGCAAACATTGGAACTCCTGATGACGTAAAAGGTGTATTAGAAAACGGTGGAGAAGGAGTAGGACTTTATCGTACTGAATTCTTATACATGGGAAGAGATCAGCTTCCAACAGAAGAAGAGCAATTCGAAGCTTATAAAACAGTTCTTGAAAGAATGGGAGATAAGCCGGTTGTTGTTCGTACATTAGATATCGGTGGAGACAAAGAATTACCATACTTACATCTTCCAAAAGAAATGAACCCATTCTTAGGGTTTAGAGCAATTCGATTATGCTTGGAAGAACAAGATATTTTCCGTACACAGCTACGTGCTTTATTACGTGCTAGCAGCTACGGAAATTTAAAAATAATGTTCCCTATGATCGCAACGCTATCTGAATTCAGAGAAGCAAAAGCCATTCTTTTAGAAGAAAAAGAGAAGCTTGTTGCAAATGGAGTTCAAGTTTCCGATTCCATTGAAATTGGTATTATGGTTGAAATTCCTTCAACAGCCGTTATGGCAAACCAATTTGCAAAAGAAGTAGACTTCTTCAGTATTGGAACAAATGATTTAATTCAATACACGATGGCAGCAGATCGTATGAACGAGCGAGTTTCATACTTATACCAACCATATAGTCCAGCTATTTTACGTCTTGTATCAATGGTAATTGAAGCGGCACATAAAGAAGGAAAATGGGCAGGAATGTGCGGAGAGATGGCAGGCGATCCAATCGCAATTCCATTACTCCTTGGCCTAGGACTTGATGAATTCTCAATGAGTGCTACTTCAATTCTTCCAGCACGTACACAAATTAAAGGATTATCAAAAGATCAAGCTCAAAGCATCAAAGAAACTGTTTTATCTATGGATACGACAGAAGAAGTTGTTGCATTTGTAAAAGAAACATTTCAAATAAAGTAA
- the splB gene encoding spore photoproduct lyase gives MIKPFVPQLVYIEPRALEFPRGVELKEKFEKMGLEIRETTSHNQVRNIPGKNHLQQYRNAKSTLVVGVRKTLEFDSSKPSAEYAIPLATGCMGHCHYCYLQTTMGSKPYIRTYVNVDEILEQAQHYMEQRAPEVTRFEASCTSDIVGIDHLTHSLKSAIEFFGQTDMGRLRFVTKFHHVDHLLDAKHNGRTRFRFSINADYVIKNFEPGTSPLDLRIEAAVKVAKAGYPLGFIVAPIYIHEGWQEGYKVLFEKLDASLPKEVRDDITFEMIQHRFTKPAKRVIQKNYPKTKLELNEEERRYKWGRYGIGKYIYPKDQEQDLRETLEDYVAHYFPTAKVEYFT, from the coding sequence ATGATTAAACCGTTTGTTCCACAATTAGTTTATATAGAGCCAAGAGCTTTAGAATTCCCACGTGGTGTTGAATTAAAAGAAAAATTCGAAAAAATGGGGTTGGAAATTAGAGAAACGACCTCTCATAACCAGGTACGAAATATACCCGGAAAAAATCACTTACAACAATATCGAAATGCAAAATCAACACTAGTTGTAGGTGTAAGGAAGACATTAGAATTTGATAGCTCAAAACCATCTGCAGAATATGCAATTCCTTTAGCAACAGGATGTATGGGTCATTGTCACTATTGTTATTTGCAAACAACAATGGGAAGTAAACCATATATACGGACATATGTGAATGTTGATGAAATACTTGAACAAGCTCAACATTATATGGAGCAACGTGCTCCAGAAGTCACTCGCTTTGAAGCGTCGTGTACATCAGATATTGTTGGAATCGATCACCTTACTCACTCACTGAAATCAGCAATCGAATTTTTTGGCCAAACTGATATGGGAAGACTTCGATTTGTGACAAAGTTTCATCATGTTGATCACCTGCTTGATGCAAAACATAATGGAAGAACTCGATTTCGTTTTAGTATAAATGCAGATTATGTCATAAAAAACTTTGAACCGGGAACATCGCCGCTGGATCTGCGAATAGAAGCAGCAGTAAAAGTAGCAAAAGCCGGATATCCTTTAGGGTTTATTGTCGCTCCTATATATATCCATGAAGGGTGGCAAGAAGGATACAAGGTGTTATTTGAAAAGCTTGATGCCTCACTTCCAAAAGAAGTCCGTGATGATATTACTTTTGAGATGATTCAGCATCGGTTTACAAAGCCTGCCAAAAGAGTGATTCAAAAAAACTATCCTAAAACAAAGCTTGAGTTAAATGAAGAGGAAAGAAGATATAAATGGGGCAGATATGGCATTGGGAAGTATATATATCCAAAAGATCAAGAACAAGACCTTAGAGAAACACTTGAAGACTATGTTGCTCATTATTTTCCTACAGCAAAAGTTGAATATTTTACTTAA
- a CDS encoding peptidoglycan D,D-transpeptidase FtsI family protein: MTEQNTSKSEQRKLRKSRYIRTNVFFFVVFLLFVALIVRLGVVQIVQGEEFTKEVSRTESDYASLPAPRGKMYDRYNRVVVDNKRVPAITYTVDKTTKAEDKINTAIKLAEYISYEPEYLEEELKERDIRDFWLASNPTEAKELLTESELELDPSETYKLQVERVPEAEINKIQNSLEDKELAYIYTRFSSGYQYEPQVVKSLNLTEEEVAVVAEHLEQLPGVDVITDWAREYPYDSLQTIFGGVTSAEQGILQSREDYYSARGYAKNERVGRSYLEYQYEDYLNPRKAKIEYISDNSGNIVSEQVVDKGQRGYDLKLSFDMELQMEVEKIIEDELRKASGSHFLMDRAFVVMMDPYQGDVLAMSGKMLNPENRGGEMLDFAYGAFATQYEAGSTVKGATVLSGYQDGMPIGQGYVDKTMYFKGTPSKSSYSTLGYMTDLTALQRSSNVYMFRVALRIAGVEYVPHGPLNISMEDFQKLRNYFAQFGLGVPTGIDLPQESAGLISTPDRAGKILDIAIGQFDTYTPLQLAQYVSVIANGGSRVKPRIVTSIHSPVEESTLGPIAVDKSPSVLNRINNTPEEIERVQQGFKMVVQSARGTASAYIDYDVAGKTGTSQTNYYGPKREYWGKQTNNLNFVGYYPADKPEVAFSVVVPWASNDGDAVNKHIANRIVKAYIDLQEKYVTTTEIDPEKLRKEEE; the protein is encoded by the coding sequence TTGACAGAACAAAACACAAGTAAATCAGAGCAGCGAAAGCTAAGGAAATCAAGGTATATTAGGACCAATGTGTTCTTTTTTGTTGTTTTCCTATTATTTGTTGCGCTAATTGTACGATTAGGAGTTGTTCAAATCGTTCAAGGGGAAGAATTTACGAAGGAAGTTTCAAGAACAGAGTCTGATTATGCAAGTCTTCCTGCCCCAAGGGGAAAAATGTATGACAGATACAACCGAGTTGTCGTTGATAACAAAAGGGTACCAGCTATTACCTATACAGTTGATAAAACAACAAAAGCGGAAGACAAAATCAATACGGCAATTAAGCTTGCAGAGTATATTAGTTATGAACCCGAATACTTAGAAGAAGAGCTTAAAGAGCGTGATATCCGTGATTTTTGGTTAGCCTCAAATCCAACGGAAGCAAAAGAATTATTAACTGAGAGCGAATTGGAGTTAGATCCGTCTGAAACGTATAAATTGCAAGTAGAGCGTGTACCAGAAGCTGAAATTAATAAAATACAAAACAGCCTGGAAGATAAGGAGCTCGCTTATATTTATACACGTTTTTCTTCAGGTTACCAATATGAACCACAAGTTGTAAAATCGTTGAATTTAACAGAAGAAGAAGTTGCGGTTGTTGCTGAACATTTAGAACAGCTTCCAGGGGTAGATGTGATTACAGACTGGGCACGTGAATATCCATACGATTCATTACAAACAATCTTCGGTGGAGTAACTTCTGCCGAACAAGGTATTCTACAATCACGTGAGGATTACTATAGTGCAAGAGGATATGCAAAAAATGAACGAGTAGGAAGAAGTTATCTTGAATATCAATATGAGGATTACTTAAATCCTAGAAAAGCAAAAATCGAATATATATCAGACAATAGCGGAAACATTGTTTCAGAGCAAGTTGTTGATAAAGGTCAACGTGGATACGATTTGAAACTGTCATTTGATATGGAATTGCAGATGGAAGTTGAAAAAATCATTGAAGACGAGCTTCGCAAGGCCAGTGGAAGTCACTTCCTGATGGACCGGGCATTTGTTGTTATGATGGATCCTTATCAAGGTGATGTTTTAGCCATGTCCGGTAAGATGCTTAATCCTGAGAATCGTGGCGGAGAAATGCTTGACTTTGCTTATGGGGCCTTCGCAACTCAATATGAAGCTGGGTCTACTGTAAAGGGTGCCACTGTGCTTTCTGGATATCAAGATGGAATGCCTATCGGTCAAGGGTATGTTGATAAAACAATGTATTTTAAAGGGACTCCTTCTAAAAGTTCGTATAGTACCCTAGGTTATATGACTGACTTAACTGCTTTGCAACGGTCATCAAATGTTTATATGTTCCGTGTGGCCTTAAGAATTGCAGGTGTGGAATATGTTCCACATGGTCCATTAAATATATCAATGGAAGACTTCCAAAAGCTTCGTAATTATTTTGCCCAATTTGGCCTAGGAGTTCCAACTGGTATTGATTTGCCTCAGGAATCAGCTGGTTTAATAAGTACACCTGATAGGGCTGGTAAGATTTTAGACATAGCAATTGGCCAGTTTGATACGTATACACCGCTTCAATTAGCGCAATATGTTTCTGTTATTGCAAATGGGGGTTCACGTGTTAAACCGCGAATCGTCACAAGTATCCATTCTCCAGTTGAAGAATCAACACTAGGGCCAATAGCAGTAGATAAGTCACCTTCTGTGTTAAATCGCATAAACAATACTCCAGAAGAGATTGAACGAGTTCAACAAGGATTTAAAATGGTTGTTCAATCAGCACGTGGTACTGCCTCAGCTTATATTGATTATGATGTTGCAGGCAAAACAGGGACATCACAAACAAACTACTATGGTCCAAAACGTGAATATTGGGGAAAACAAACCAACAATCTCAACTTTGTAGGTTATTATCCAGCAGATAAACCAGAAGTAGCATTCAGTGTTGTTGTACCATGGGCAAGCAATGACGGTGATGCTGTAAACAAACATATTGCTAACAGAATTGTTAAGGCTTATATCGACCTACAAGAAAAATATGTTACAACAACTGAAATTGATCCTGAAAAATTAAGAAAAGAAGAGGAATAA
- a CDS encoding transcriptional regulator SplA domain-containing protein, which yields MNEFKVGEEVYVIYRNPHAVNVANIEKAEIVEHPNDNQELALFLHDAYHPLEEDDAVFSSFKEAEELYNQLFNYQQYD from the coding sequence ATGAATGAATTTAAAGTAGGAGAAGAGGTTTATGTGATCTACAGGAATCCGCATGCTGTAAATGTGGCAAATATTGAAAAGGCAGAGATAGTTGAACATCCTAACGACAACCAAGAGCTTGCTCTGTTTCTTCATGATGCATACCATCCGCTTGAAGAAGATGATGCTGTTTTTTCTAGCTTTAAAGAAGCCGAAGAACTTTACAATCAATTATTCAATTATCAACAGTATGACTAA
- a CDS encoding transporter: protein MYPYDYRQFSVPGFPPFGPPSGGFDQQPPFGPPGFQGGPGQAGPPQGPPPSQIPPQQSQGQVGTFAVDPGGIRRCLYRFTYIRLNNGRAFWFYPTFVGRNSVAGYRWRRNQFRWVYFGIDLDQIRSFSC from the coding sequence ATGTATCCATATGATTACCGTCAATTTTCAGTCCCTGGATTTCCACCATTTGGTCCTCCAAGCGGTGGTTTCGATCAACAACCGCCATTTGGACCACCTGGTTTTCAAGGGGGCCCTGGTCAGGCCGGTCCACCTCAAGGACCACCACCAAGTCAGATTCCTCCCCAACAATCTCAAGGTCAGGTAGGAACGTTCGCAGTAGATCCAGGTGGAATTCGCAGATGTTTATATCGCTTTACGTACATTCGCTTAAATAATGGTCGTGCCTTTTGGTTCTATCCGACATTTGTAGGTCGTAATTCAGTTGCTGGTTATCGTTGGAGAAGAAATCAATTTCGCTGGGTTTACTTTGGTATAGACTTAGATCAAATTCGCTCGTTTAGTTGCTAA
- a CDS encoding aminotransferase A — MEHLVNSKVKEIELSGIRKFFNLVADYDDVISLTIGQPDFPTPEHVKKAGIKAIEDNFTTYTHNAGFIELREAASQFVNKKYGLSYSPVNEIITTVGASQAIDCTFRTILETGSEVILPSPVYPGYEPLIKLAGGTPIYVDTTKTDFKLTAELLTPYITEKTRCIVLPYPSNPTGVTLSNDELRDIAELIKGKDIFVLSDEIYSELVYEGTHHSIATHLRDQTIVINGLSKSHSMTGWRVGFLFAPEDIAKHLLKVHQYNVSCATSVSQKAALEALTIGIDDANDMKYSYKDRLDYVYSRLIQMGFDVVKPNGAFYLFPSISQFKQTSFEFALSLVKTAGVALVPGSAFSEYGEGYVRLSYAYSMEQLTEAMDRMENYIMNLK; from the coding sequence ATGGAACATTTAGTTAATTCTAAAGTAAAAGAGATAGAACTTTCCGGTATTAGAAAATTCTTTAACCTTGTAGCAGATTATGATGATGTCATATCTCTTACAATAGGACAACCTGATTTTCCAACACCCGAGCATGTGAAAAAAGCTGGAATAAAAGCAATTGAGGATAATTTTACTACTTATACACACAATGCAGGATTTATCGAATTACGAGAAGCTGCAAGTCAATTTGTAAACAAAAAATATGGCTTATCCTATTCACCAGTTAATGAAATCATTACAACGGTTGGCGCAAGTCAAGCAATAGATTGCACGTTCCGTACAATTCTTGAGACTGGGAGCGAGGTTATTTTGCCAAGTCCTGTGTATCCCGGATATGAGCCACTGATAAAACTTGCAGGTGGTACTCCTATCTATGTTGATACAACAAAAACTGACTTTAAACTAACTGCTGAACTTTTAACTCCTTACATTACAGAAAAAACTAGATGTATTGTTCTTCCTTATCCGTCCAATCCAACGGGAGTGACACTATCTAATGATGAATTAAGAGACATAGCAGAGCTTATAAAAGGAAAAGACATATTTGTTTTATCTGATGAAATATACAGTGAGTTAGTTTATGAAGGAACACATCACTCTATTGCGACCCATTTAAGAGATCAAACCATTGTTATCAATGGTCTATCAAAATCACACAGTATGACAGGCTGGAGAGTTGGCTTCCTATTTGCACCAGAGGATATCGCAAAACATTTATTAAAGGTCCATCAATACAATGTTTCCTGTGCGACATCTGTGTCTCAAAAAGCAGCCTTAGAAGCTTTAACGATAGGGATAGATGATGCAAATGATATGAAATATTCCTACAAAGATCGTTTAGATTATGTGTATAGTCGATTAATACAGATGGGATTTGATGTAGTAAAACCAAATGGAGCCTTTTATTTGTTTCCTAGTATTAGCCAATTTAAGCAAACGTCTTTCGAATTTGCATTGTCACTAGTTAAAACAGCCGGAGTTGCTTTAGTGCCTGGAAGTGCTTTTTCGGAATATGGAGAAGGTTATGTACGATTATCTTATGCTTATTCTATGGAGCAATTAACAGAAGCGATGGACCGGATGGAAAACTACATCATGAATCTGAAATAA
- a CDS encoding PAS domain S-box protein, which produces MEKGLINQEEVSQSLELYAVVSSNGRFQYISSNSLELLGYLSSELIGKYMKEFIHIEDLFLVESYFYNEHHLHPCSFRFFTKSGRYVWFEATLDFIRSKVEHVEQEIILKMKLLTKKAANKDQTEQNVINQQTDTAITNQNRILLEDLPTPVFISKKGKLCFVNQEFQDLLGAVSKEQLIGKHTFDFTDKGYHDVVKNREFRLYNGEKIGIIEEIWYTLDGREISLEIMASLTRYKGEPAELVVMNDISSRRNFQKILQKSRERYQRLIDNSIDTIAVIHKDKWVFMNKSGVNLFQAEDYPDMLGRNIYEFLHQDDHQTMRNSLKCILDGASDVQVTKQSWVISDGKIIYTEMVCIPTTYYGDKAVQVILRDISYRKKTEELMLRSEKLSIAGQLAAGIAHEIRNPLTAIKGFLQIMQPDISNHSQYFHIIFSELNRIEMILSELLMLAKPQETKFRKTNLVTLLNDVAILLETQGNMNNVTFIQEHISSDLLINCDQNQLKQVFINLFKNAIDAMPKGGKVTVKTELLNQSVKITVIDEGEGIPPEFMRRIGEPFLTTKENGNGLGLMITYKIIENHSGHMYIESEVGKGSIFTIILPCE; this is translated from the coding sequence ATGGAAAAAGGCTTAATAAATCAAGAGGAAGTGAGTCAGTCTTTAGAATTATATGCTGTTGTCTCTTCAAATGGCCGCTTCCAATATATTTCGTCCAATTCATTAGAATTACTTGGCTACTTAAGTTCCGAATTGATCGGGAAATACATGAAGGAGTTTATTCATATTGAAGATCTTTTCTTAGTAGAAAGCTACTTTTATAACGAGCATCATCTTCATCCTTGTTCATTTCGTTTTTTTACTAAGTCAGGGAGATATGTGTGGTTTGAGGCGACCCTGGATTTTATCCGGAGCAAGGTTGAGCATGTTGAGCAAGAGATTATTCTCAAAATGAAATTACTAACTAAAAAAGCTGCTAACAAGGATCAAACAGAACAGAATGTCATAAATCAACAAACTGATACAGCAATTACAAATCAAAATCGAATATTATTAGAGGATTTGCCAACTCCCGTCTTTATATCAAAAAAAGGAAAACTTTGTTTTGTCAATCAAGAGTTTCAGGATTTATTAGGAGCGGTTTCTAAGGAACAACTAATTGGGAAACATACGTTTGATTTTACAGATAAAGGATATCATGATGTGGTAAAGAACAGGGAATTTCGTTTATATAATGGAGAGAAAATCGGTATAATTGAAGAAATCTGGTACACATTAGATGGTCGTGAAATAAGTCTGGAGATTATGGCTTCGCTAACGAGATATAAAGGGGAACCAGCTGAGCTTGTGGTTATGAATGATATCTCCTCGAGAAGGAATTTTCAAAAAATACTTCAAAAGAGCAGGGAAAGGTATCAAAGACTGATTGACAATTCAATTGATACAATAGCCGTTATCCATAAGGATAAATGGGTGTTTATGAATAAATCTGGTGTGAATCTTTTTCAGGCAGAAGATTATCCTGACATGTTGGGTCGCAATATTTATGAATTTTTACATCAAGATGATCATCAAACAATGAGAAATTCATTGAAGTGTATTTTAGATGGAGCGTCTGATGTACAGGTTACAAAGCAATCCTGGGTAATTTCCGATGGTAAGATCATCTATACTGAAATGGTATGTATTCCAACCACATATTACGGAGATAAGGCAGTTCAGGTGATTTTGCGAGACATATCATACCGTAAAAAAACTGAAGAGTTAATGCTTAGATCCGAAAAATTATCTATTGCTGGACAATTAGCAGCCGGCATTGCGCATGAAATTCGTAATCCACTAACAGCTATTAAAGGATTTCTACAGATCATGCAACCAGATATATCTAATCATAGTCAATATTTTCATATCATTTTCTCGGAACTCAATAGAATAGAAATGATATTAAGTGAGCTCCTCATGTTAGCAAAGCCACAAGAAACGAAGTTTAGGAAAACGAATTTGGTTACACTACTCAATGATGTTGCAATTCTTTTAGAAACTCAAGGGAATATGAACAATGTCACCTTTATTCAGGAGCATATCTCTTCTGATTTACTTATTAATTGTGATCAAAATCAATTAAAACAAGTGTTTATAAATTTATTCAAAAATGCGATAGATGCAATGCCTAAAGGTGGAAAAGTAACAGTAAAGACTGAACTACTCAATCAATCTGTAAAAATTACTGTAATTGATGAAGGTGAAGGTATTCCTCCTGAATTTATGAGGAGAATAGGTGAACCATTTTTAACAACGAAGGAAAATGGAAATGGTCTTGGATTAATGATTACATATAAAATAATTGAGAACCATAGCGGACATATGTATATTGAAAGTGAAGTAGGAAAAGGAAGTATATTTACAATCATATTGCCATGTGAGTAA
- a CDS encoding SDR family oxidoreductase, whose amino-acid sequence MDLNLQGKNALVIASSQGLGKAIAEKLYEQGANVMLASRDQDKLAKIKAKLEGENENQRISFQTCDIKNKLEIEKLVSSTVTELGSIDLLVNNAGGPPAGTFEQMTDEDWQHAFELNLLSYIRMIREVLPHMKKSGGKIVNIASSSVKEPIPGLILSNTFRTGIVGLSKTLATELAPYNILINTVAPGRIATDRVAFLDETAAKKQGISKEEMEDKMRKTIPLERYGSPEEFANYVAFLLSEHNSYMTGQTFLVDGGMVKSI is encoded by the coding sequence TTGGATCTAAATTTACAAGGTAAAAATGCATTAGTCATTGCTTCAAGCCAAGGTTTAGGAAAAGCCATTGCGGAAAAACTTTATGAACAAGGTGCAAATGTGATGTTGGCTAGCCGTGACCAAGACAAGTTAGCAAAGATAAAGGCTAAGCTTGAAGGTGAAAATGAAAATCAACGTATTTCTTTTCAAACTTGTGATATTAAGAATAAGCTGGAAATTGAAAAATTAGTTTCAAGTACAGTAACAGAACTTGGTTCTATTGATCTTTTGGTTAATAATGCTGGAGGACCTCCTGCAGGTACTTTTGAGCAAATGACAGATGAGGATTGGCAGCATGCGTTTGAATTAAATCTCCTTAGCTATATTCGGATGATAAGAGAGGTTTTACCACATATGAAAAAAAGTGGAGGGAAAATTGTCAATATTGCCTCTTCATCTGTAAAAGAGCCTATTCCAGGGCTTATATTATCTAATACATTTCGAACAGGCATTGTTGGGTTATCTAAAACATTAGCAACTGAACTGGCTCCTTACAATATCTTAATAAATACTGTGGCGCCAGGTCGAATTGCAACAGACCGTGTAGCGTTTTTAGATGAAACTGCAGCAAAAAAGCAAGGAATCTCAAAGGAAGAAATGGAAGATAAAATGAGAAAAACGATTCCGTTGGAACGATACGGTTCCCCAGAGGAATTTGCAAATTATGTTGCGTTTCTTTTGTCTGAACATAACAGTTATATGACTGGTCAAACCTTCTTGGTTGATGGGGGAATGGTCAAGTCAATCTAA
- a CDS encoding NAD(P)-dependent oxidoreductase, translating to MKQKVGFIGLGVMGQSMAKHILLAGYPLSVYTRTKQKAEELVNLGAVWIDSISELSKECEIIITMIGYPKDVEEVYLGEEGILSSAKPGTYVIDMTTSQPSLAKRIYEQANSKEIHSLDAPVSGGDIGAREARLAIMVGGEKHAFDTCLPLLEKMGQNIVYQGEAGSGQHTKMCNQIAIASGMIGVSEAISYAKKSGLEPANVLKSITTGAAGSWSLSNLAPRMLAEDFEPGFFIKHFIKDMGIAIDESNAMDLYTPGLELAYKLYEQLAEAGYKDKGTQALVKLWDEK from the coding sequence ATGAAACAAAAGGTTGGATTTATCGGACTGGGTGTTATGGGTCAAAGCATGGCTAAACATATATTACTAGCAGGCTATCCTTTAAGTGTTTATACTAGAACTAAGCAAAAAGCAGAAGAACTTGTCAATTTGGGTGCTGTTTGGATTGATTCCATAAGTGAACTTTCAAAGGAATGTGAAATCATTATTACGATGATTGGCTATCCAAAGGATGTAGAAGAAGTATACTTAGGAGAGGAAGGAATTCTTTCTTCCGCAAAGCCTGGTACATATGTAATTGATATGACAACCTCACAACCCTCATTAGCAAAAAGAATTTATGAACAGGCTAATAGTAAAGAAATTCATTCGCTTGATGCACCTGTATCTGGAGGAGACATTGGTGCAAGAGAAGCACGTTTGGCCATTATGGTTGGTGGTGAAAAGCACGCTTTTGATACCTGCCTTCCTCTCTTAGAAAAGATGGGCCAAAACATCGTCTATCAAGGAGAAGCCGGGTCTGGACAACATACAAAAATGTGTAATCAAATTGCAATTGCATCGGGAATGATCGGCGTTAGTGAAGCTATTTCTTATGCAAAGAAATCTGGGCTTGAACCTGCCAATGTGTTAAAAAGTATTACTACTGGTGCAGCTGGAAGTTGGTCATTAAGCAATCTGGCTCCACGTATGTTAGCGGAGGATTTTGAGCCTGGATTTTTTATCAAGCACTTTATAAAAGATATGGGCATCGCGATTGACGAATCAAACGCAATGGATCTCTATACTCCTGGCTTGGAACTAGCTTATAAACTATATGAGCAACTTGCTGAAGCTGGATATAAAGATAAAGGTACTCAAGCATTAGTGAAATTATGGGATGAAAAATGA